The Mesorhizobium sp. M3A.F.Ca.ET.080.04.2.1 genome contains the following window.
TGTCAGCGATCGAAAAAGGGAATGCCCTAGAGACACCCGCTGGGCGCTGGCAGGAGACGCGGGCCTTGCGGACCGCATCGCGCCTGAGGAGTTGGTTTTCAACACGGGAGGAAATCGAATGCTTTCGCGGCTAAGACTGCTCGTGCTCGCCTTGATCGGGGCAATCGCCATTCCGGCGATGGCCGAGGCCAAGACGTTCTACTGGATTTCGCATGGCGGACCGGCCGACCCGGTCTGGACCTACTTCCTGGCCGGCGCCAAGCAATGGGCGAGCGACACCGGCAACAAGGTCAACACCTCGTTCCACAATGGCGATGTCGCCTCGCAGCAGGAGGCGATCCGGGCCGCCATCTCGGCCAAGGCCGACGGCATCGCCACCACCAGCCCGGACCCGGGCAGCCTCGTCGAAGTCGTCAAGGAGGCCCGCGCGGCCAACATCCCAATCATCAACTTCAACACGCCGGACCCGAAGGCGGATTTCAACGCCTATGTCGGCGGCGACAACGCCACGTTCGGCAAGCATTGGGCGCAGTACCTGGTGGACAAGGGCCTGGTGAAGAAGGGCGACTTTGTGTGGATGCCCGTCGAGGTTCCCGGCGCCACCTATGGCGTCCAGGAAGAGGAAGGCATCAAGAGCGTGTTCGAGCCGCTCGGCATCACCTATGAGGTGACCGAGGCGACGCTCGACCAGGCCGAGGTGATCAACCGCATGGTCGACTACCTCACCGCAAACAAGGGCAAGGTGAAGGCCATCATCGGTCTCGGCGATCTCGTCACCGGGTCGATCAAGCGCGTCTTCGACCAGGTCGGCGTCAAGCCGGGCGAAATCCCGGTCGTCGGCTGGGGCAACTCGCTCGACACCACGCAAGAGGTGCTGAACGGCTATGTCAATGCCGCACAGTGGCAGGACCCGCAGGCGACCAGCTACGTCGCGCTGTCGCTTGCCGCGATGGCGTCGGCCGGCATTCCTCCGGGCTTCGACGTCATCACGGGCGCGCTCTATGAAAAGGATACCGCCGGTGTGTACGACAAGATCCTATCCGGCAAGTAAGTCCTGACACCGACGGTCGCGGCTTTCGGGCCGCGACTGCTTCCCTGTGCCGGGAGCCTGCCCGATGGGTGCGGGCCTCAGCCAATCAACTGCGTCGCGGGCTCAATGGAAAACCGTTTCTTCATCCAACGTTTTGTCGCGCGGCCGGAATTCGGCCCGCTGGTGCTGCTGATCGTCGAGATCGCCGTCTTCTGGGGCATCAACCCCGACTTCCTGTCGCCGCAGAACATCTCCAACACGCTCGCCTTCACCGTCGAACTCGGGCTGATCGCGCTGGCGATGACGCTGCTGATGACTTCAGGCGAATTCGACCTCTCGGTCGGTTCGCTGTTCGGCTTCTCGCCGGTGCTGATGTGGACGCTGTTCAACGGCGGTGTCACCTCGCTGGAGATCGGCTTCCTCATCGCGCTCGTGGTCGCGGCCTTGGTCGGGCTGGTCAATGGCTGGTTCGTCACCCGCCTCAAGATTCCGTCGTTTCTCGTCACGCTCGGCATGCTTCTGGTGGTGCGCGGCACCGCGCTCTTCGTCACCGATGGCTTTCCGCAGCGCACCTGGAGCGCCGAAGGCAGCTGGCTCGCCGACATCCTGGTCGGCGATTTCTACATCGGACCGTTTCGGATATACGCCTCGCTGTTCTGGTTCATAGGTGCTGCAATCGCGCTCGGCTACGTGCTGACGCAGAGCCGCACCGGCAACTGGATCCAGGCCGCGGGAGGCAATGCCAATGCCGCACGCGCGCGCGGCGTCAACGTCAACCGTGTCAAGGTCGATCTGTTCATCCTGTCGGCGGTGATGGCCTCGCTCGCCGGCGTGATCTCGTCGCTGCGCACCTCGGCCGCCAACCCGAACAGCGGCACCGGCTACGAGTTGGAAGTCATCGCCATGGTGGTCATCGGCGGCACGGCGCTGACCGGCGGCCGCGGCACCATCGTCGGCACGGTCCTCGGCATCCTGATCCTGCGCGTCATGCGCAACGGCATCGTACTGATCGGCGTCCCGGGGCTCGCCTACAACATCTTCATCGGCGCGATCATCCTCGGCATGATGGCGCTGCACTCATGGCTCGAACGCCGGCACCAGGCAGGGACGTGAACCCATGGCCGAACCACTGATCCGCATGCAGAACATCCGCAAGTCCTACGGGCGCGTTCAGGCGCTGGTCGACGCCAACTTCCACGTCGACGAGAGGGAGATCGTCGGCCTGCTCGGCGACAACGGCGCCGGCAAGTCGACGCTGATCAAGGTGCTGTCGGGCGCGGTGCCGCTGACCAGCGGCGACATCTTCATCCGCGGCCGGAAGGTGAACCTGCGCAGCACCAGCGACGCCATCGCGCATGGCATCGAGACCATCTACCAGGATTCCGCGCTGGTCACGCAGCTGTCGATCGCGCGCAATCTGTTCCTCGGGCGCGAGCCGATCAAGCCGCCGCGCTTCCTGAACCGCATGGATCAGGAGGCAATGAACTCGGTGGCGCGCGACCTGCTGAAGCAGGTCGGCATCTCGAAGAACATTCCGCCGACGACGCCGATCGGCTCGCTGTCGGGCGGCGAGCGACAGGCGGTGGCGATCGCGCGCGCCATGCATTTCGACAGCGACCTCATCATCCTCGACGAGCCGACCAACAATCTCGGCGTCGCCGAAACGCAGGGCGTGCTGAGCTTCGTTCGCAGCGCGCGCGATTCCGGGCATTCCTGCATCTTCATCGCCCACAACATCCATCACGTCTTCCAGGTGGTCGACCGCATCGTGGTCATGCGCCGCGGCAAGGTGGTGGCCGACGACATCGACCCGAAGATGACCACCGTCGCCGAGGTCGAGCGCATCATCACCGGCATGTCGGACAAGGAGATCAGCGACGCCATCGCCGACGGCCCGCAGCCGCATGGCTGATTGGCCTGACGTTGATTTGCTGACAGGGGCTCGCATCCCATCCTATGACTGGACCCATGAAAGCCACCGTAGCCGACATCGCCAGAAGCTGCGGCCTGTCTACCGCAACGGTCGACAGGGTGCTGAACAACCGGCCGGGCGCGAGCGCGGCCAACCGGCAGCGCGTCATGGAGGCGGCCAAGCAGCTCGGCTATCTGCCGACGCTCGACCAGGTCGTGCTGCCGTCGAAGCCGGCGCACCTGGAATTCTTCCTGCCGATCGGCTCCAACGCCTTCATGGCCGATCTTGCGCATCACATCGAAGACTATGCCGCGCGCCTGCCGTTGGTGGCCTCCTGCCGCATTCACAACCTTGCCGGCATTTCGCCCGGCGCGCTGCAGGGAGCGGTCGAGAACCTGTCGCTCAAGGCCAATGGCGTCGGCGTCATCGCCGTCGACCATCCACGCACGCGCAACATCCTGCGCGAGCTCGTCGAGGCCGGGATCAGGCTGGTCACGTTGGTCTCGGACGTGCCGGCGGCACCGCGCTCAGCCTATGTCGGCATCGACAACCGCGTTGCGGGCCGCACGGCGGCGCTGCTGATGGGCCGCTTCCTCGGCGGCCGGAGCGGGCATCTGGCGATGGTGGTTGGCTCGCGTTCCTATCGCGGCCATGAGGAACGCGAGATGGGTTTTCGCTCGGTGCTGAGCGAGGAATTCCCCAACCTCACCATATCCAGCGCCGTCGAAATCAACGACGAGCCCGACATCAGCTACAGCGCAACGATGAGGGCGCTGCACAACGAGCCGGAACTGCTCGGCGTCTATTGTGTCGGTGCCGGACGCTCAGGCGTGGCGAAGGCGCTGCTGGAATCCCGGCCGCGCAAGAAGCCGGTGTTCATCTGCCATGACCTGACGAGGGAGACGCGCCGCTATCTGGTCGACGATCTCGCCGACGTCGTCATCGACCAGAACGCACGGCTGATCGCCGAGCAATCGGTGATCCGCCTGCTAGGTTCGATCGCCTCGTCGGCACCCTATCTGACGAAGAAATTCATCGAGCCGCGGCTGATCTTCAAAGAAAACGTGCCGGTCCAGTAAGCTGGCGCCGACGGCGGGCCTTTCGATTTGTCTGACGATTGATCCGGCAAATCTGCACAGCAGCCATGCATGTTTCGCAATTGCCGACGCCTTGGGCAACCCGTATGTATCACCGTGTCGGATGTCTTCCTCCTCCCAGACATCGACGGTGAATGCGGTACACCTCCTCCCGTGCCGTATTCGAAATCGAAGCCCGCTGCCTCCTCCTCCCGGCAGCGGGCTTTTTCTTTGCCCGTGAAAAACTGAGACGGCCGTCAGCGCGCCCGGAATGAGGCGATCAGGCTCTCGGCCATGCGCACGAACTGCGCGCTCGGGCCTTCTGCGCCGACGCTTTGCATCGAGACGCGTGCGCCTTCAAGCAGCAGCGACAGTGTGTCGGCGAGCAACTCCGCCTGACCGACGCCGGCATCCCGGCAGAGCGCCACCAGCCGTTCGCGCTGGGCTTCCTTCAGTTCCTTTATGACGCGCCTTGCCGGATGGTCGGCCTCGCTAAGCTCAACGGCGGCATTGGCCATATCGCAGCCGCGGCTGTCGGCGCTCAGCATTTCCGAGGCCTTGCGGACCCAGGCATGCAGTTGCGCCAGCTTGTCGCCGGGATGCTGGGCCTCGAACTCATCCCAGATCCTTGAAGCCTTGGCCGCCGTGGCGCGCAGGCATTCGATGATCAGGTCGTCCTTGGATTCGAAGTGGCGGTAGAGCGTCATCTTGTTGGTGCCGGCAGCCTCGGTGATGGCGTCGACACCTACACCCTTGATGCCGTGCTTGTGGAACATGTCCTGCGCCGTCTCCAGGATTCGATCCCGGGGGCGGGAACGCTCCGCGACGCCGTCGGTCATGACTGATCTCCTTTCGTTTCCAAAAAAACCGAGGTCACCTCTTGACTAGGGTGTTACCGGTCTGTAACTTCCAGAATGTTACTTACTGGTAACACCTATATCGCTCCCCGTCAAACGACAAGGCCACCGACACCCCTGCCAGAGTGAGATAGGACGCAAAACCTGCCTGTCATGCGGCTTCGGCCGGTGAATTCGAGAAAAAAGCGGCCCGTGATCAACCGATGCGGGACGAGCAAGGAGCTACTCCTATGCAGAAGCGCAAAGACCTGACGATCGACGAAGCCATCCGGGATCCGATGATCCGGCTGGCGATGAAGGCGGACGGGATCGACCCGAAAGCCTTCGAGCGGATGCTGCGTTCGCGCGCGCCGGAAAACGCGCCGGGCACGATCCTGCCATCCTTCCTGGAGGACTCCGGCTCCGGCCGGGCCCGGCGCCTGCGCCATTCCGCCAGACCGTTCGGCGAGGCAACCGCGTCATGGTAAGATTCTTCATCTCGCGCCCGATCTTCGCGTCGGCGATCGCCATCATCATGGTGCTTGCCGGTGCGATCGCCTATTTCCTGCTGCCGGTCTCGCAGTTCCCCGACATCACGCCGCCCCAGGTCGTGGTCAGCGCACACTATCCGGGCGCAAGCGCGCAGGTGGTGGCCGACACGGTGACCACGCCGCTCGAGCAGCAGATCAACGGCGTGCAAGGCATGACCTACATGTCGTCGACGAGCTCGAATGACGGCTCCTCGACCATCACCATCACCTTCGATGTCGGCTATCCGCTGAGCACGGCGGCCGTCGACGTGCAGAACCGCGTCTCGCAGGCCGCATCCTCCCTGCCGGCCATCGTCAATCAGGGCGGCGTGACGATCAAGAAGCAGAATCCCAACTTCGTTTTGATCGTCGACCTCACCTCGCCGGACGGCTCCGTCGATCCGGTGGCGCTGAGCAACCTCGCCTATCTGCAGGTGGTCGACCCGTTGAAGCGGCTACCCGGCGTCGGCGATGTGCAGATCTTCGGCGAGCGCCGCTATTCGATGCGCGTCTGGCTCGACCCGGACAAATTAGCCAATCTCGGCATCACCGCCGTCGACGTGCAGAACGCCATTGCCGAGCAGAACGTGCAGGTGGCGGCCGGCAAGATCGGCCAGTCGCCGGCACCGGCCGGCACCGCTTTCGAAATGCAGGTCAACGCAGTCGGCCGCTTGAGCGACCCGAAAGAATTCGGCGACATCGTCGTGCGCGCCAATTCGGCAAACGGATCGCTCGTGCGGCTGCGCGACGTGGCGCGCATCGAGCTCGGCGCGCTGCAATATTCGTCCTCCGCCTTCTTCGGCAAGGACCCGACCGTGGTGCTTGCCGTC
Protein-coding sequences here:
- a CDS encoding ATP-binding cassette domain-containing protein, which codes for MAEPLIRMQNIRKSYGRVQALVDANFHVDEREIVGLLGDNGAGKSTLIKVLSGAVPLTSGDIFIRGRKVNLRSTSDAIAHGIETIYQDSALVTQLSIARNLFLGREPIKPPRFLNRMDQEAMNSVARDLLKQVGISKNIPPTTPIGSLSGGERQAVAIARAMHFDSDLIILDEPTNNLGVAETQGVLSFVRSARDSGHSCIFIAHNIHHVFQVVDRIVVMRRGKVVADDIDPKMTTVAEVERIITGMSDKEISDAIADGPQPHG
- a CDS encoding ABC transporter permease; the protein is MENRFFIQRFVARPEFGPLVLLIVEIAVFWGINPDFLSPQNISNTLAFTVELGLIALAMTLLMTSGEFDLSVGSLFGFSPVLMWTLFNGGVTSLEIGFLIALVVAALVGLVNGWFVTRLKIPSFLVTLGMLLVVRGTALFVTDGFPQRTWSAEGSWLADILVGDFYIGPFRIYASLFWFIGAAIALGYVLTQSRTGNWIQAAGGNANAARARGVNVNRVKVDLFILSAVMASLAGVISSLRTSAANPNSGTGYELEVIAMVVIGGTALTGGRGTIVGTVLGILILRVMRNGIVLIGVPGLAYNIFIGAIILGMMALHSWLERRHQAGT
- a CDS encoding substrate-binding domain-containing protein, producing the protein MLSRLRLLVLALIGAIAIPAMAEAKTFYWISHGGPADPVWTYFLAGAKQWASDTGNKVNTSFHNGDVASQQEAIRAAISAKADGIATTSPDPGSLVEVVKEARAANIPIINFNTPDPKADFNAYVGGDNATFGKHWAQYLVDKGLVKKGDFVWMPVEVPGATYGVQEEEGIKSVFEPLGITYEVTEATLDQAEVINRMVDYLTANKGKVKAIIGLGDLVTGSIKRVFDQVGVKPGEIPVVGWGNSLDTTQEVLNGYVNAAQWQDPQATSYVALSLAAMASAGIPPGFDVITGALYEKDTAGVYDKILSGK
- a CDS encoding TetR/AcrR family transcriptional regulator; its protein translation is MTDGVAERSRPRDRILETAQDMFHKHGIKGVGVDAITEAAGTNKMTLYRHFESKDDLIIECLRATAAKASRIWDEFEAQHPGDKLAQLHAWVRKASEMLSADSRGCDMANAAVELSEADHPARRVIKELKEAQRERLVALCRDAGVGQAELLADTLSLLLEGARVSMQSVGAEGPSAQFVRMAESLIASFRAR
- a CDS encoding LacI family DNA-binding transcriptional regulator gives rise to the protein MKATVADIARSCGLSTATVDRVLNNRPGASAANRQRVMEAAKQLGYLPTLDQVVLPSKPAHLEFFLPIGSNAFMADLAHHIEDYAARLPLVASCRIHNLAGISPGALQGAVENLSLKANGVGVIAVDHPRTRNILRELVEAGIRLVTLVSDVPAAPRSAYVGIDNRVAGRTAALLMGRFLGGRSGHLAMVVGSRSYRGHEEREMGFRSVLSEEFPNLTISSAVEINDEPDISYSATMRALHNEPELLGVYCVGAGRSGVAKALLESRPRKKPVFICHDLTRETRRYLVDDLADVVIDQNARLIAEQSVIRLLGSIASSAPYLTKKFIEPRLIFKENVPVQ